The window ACAAAAGCTGAAAAGACATTGAAGACGACCATTCCATTTGTCAAGCTACATAATCTTGATTACTCAGAGATTGTAGGTTTCTTAGGCAAGTACAAGACTGCAGGTGGCTGGATTCTCTTCGTGCTTATGACTATCTTTGTTGTCACTGCCGTTTCTAACGGTGCAAACCTTAACGACGGAATGGATGGTATGTGCGCAGGAAACTCCGCCATCATAGGTGTCGTATTGGGTATATTAGCTTACGTAAGTAGTCATATACAATACGCAGCCTACCTCAATATCATGTACATTCCAGGCTCGGAAGAATTAGTTGTGTTCTTCATGGCATTCATTGGAGCATTGATAGGCTTCCTCTGGTACAATGCTTATCCTGCACAAGTGTTCATGGGTGACACGGGAAGTCTTACCATCGGAGGAATCATTGCAGTAGGTGCTATCATCATTCACAAGGAGTTGATGCTTCCGATTCTCTGTGGTATCTTCTTTGTTGAGAGCTTAAGTGTTATCGTACAGGTTTGGTACTACAAGTTAGGAAAGCGTAAAGGTGTTAAACAGCGTATCTTTAAGCGTACACCAATACATGACAACTTCCGTACACAAGATAGCCAACTCGATCCAGAGTGTAAGTATCTCTTGAAGAAACCGCATAGTGCAGTGCATGAGAGTAAGATTACACTACGCTTCATCATCGTGACTATCATCCTCGCTGCAATGACTATCATCACACTGAAGATAAGATAAACACGAGGCGTGCGAAGCCTTAGCACGATATGTGCGGGGCGTTCGCACCATTGGTGTTCATACGATACACCACACAGCTGACCACTACCCAAAAGGCGGGTAACCGTTTACTCGAAGAAAGGTAAGCAGCCAGCAAACAAAAACATTACATAAGCAAGAGTAAGGAAAGGAAAGATATATGAAAAGAATAGTAATACTTGGTGCCGGTGAGAGTGGTGCCGGCGCAGCCGTATTGGCAAAGAAAGAAGGCTTCGATGTCTTTGTTTCTGACATGTCAGCCATTAAGGACAAGTATAAGAAGATGCTTGATGACCGTGGTATAGAATGGGAAGAGGGACAACACACAGAAGAGAAGATTCTCAATACTGATGAAATCATCAAGAGCCCTGGTATTCCTAAAGAAGCTCCTATTGTTCAGAAACTTATCGCACAGGGTACACATATCATTAGTGAAATAGAATTTGCTGGTCGATATACAAACTCTAAGATGATATGTATTACTGGAAGTAATGGAAAGACCACAACGACGAGCCTCATCTATCATATCTTCAAAGATGCTGGTTACGATGCTGGTTTGGCTGGTAACATTGGTAACAGTCTTGCACTGCAGGTGGCAGAAGACCCACATGAGTATTATATCATTGAGTTGAGCAGCTTCCAGTTGGACAATATGTATGACTTCCGTGCCAATATTGCCATCCTTCTCAATATCACCCCTGACCACTTGGATCGCTATGACTACAAGTTTGAAAACTACGCAGACGCTAAGATGCGTATCATTCAGAACCAAACCAAGGAGGATAGCTTTATCTATTGGAACGATGACCCTGTCATCAAGAAGGAACTTGAGAAGTTTGATGTACATGCTGTATGCTATCCTTTCTCTGAATTAAAGGAGAATGGCAGTATCGGTTACATTGAAGAGGGACAGTATACGATTGAGCAGCCTGAGCCATTCAACATGGAACAGGAAGACCTTTCACTTACTGGACGTCACAACATCTACAACTCTTTGGCAGCAGGTATTGCCTCAAACATTAGCGGTATCAAGAAAGAAAACATCCGCAAGAGTCTGAGCGACTTCCCTGGTGTTGAACATAGACTGGAGAAGGTATGCAAGGTTGCTGGTGTACAATACATCAACGACTCAAAGG is drawn from Prevotella melaninogenica and contains these coding sequences:
- a CDS encoding phospho-N-acetylmuramoyl-pentapeptide-transferase, yielding MLYYIFRWLDQFGISGSHLWGYISFRSILAMILALIISAWFGERFIKYLKKKQITEVQRDAQIDPFGVKKIGVPSMGGIIIIVALLIPVVLLGRLRNIYLLLMIVTTIWLGFLGGMDDFIKIFKHDKEGLKGKYKIIGQVTIGLIVGLTLWASPDVKANMNLEVANQNGKEVVIKHETKAEKTLKTTIPFVKLHNLDYSEIVGFLGKYKTAGGWILFVLMTIFVVTAVSNGANLNDGMDGMCAGNSAIIGVVLGILAYVSSHIQYAAYLNIMYIPGSEELVVFFMAFIGALIGFLWYNAYPAQVFMGDTGSLTIGGIIAVGAIIIHKELMLPILCGIFFVESLSVIVQVWYYKLGKRKGVKQRIFKRTPIHDNFRTQDSQLDPECKYLLKKPHSAVHESKITLRFIIVTIILAAMTIITLKIR
- the murD gene encoding UDP-N-acetylmuramoyl-L-alanine--D-glutamate ligase, with amino-acid sequence MKRIVILGAGESGAGAAVLAKKEGFDVFVSDMSAIKDKYKKMLDDRGIEWEEGQHTEEKILNTDEIIKSPGIPKEAPIVQKLIAQGTHIISEIEFAGRYTNSKMICITGSNGKTTTTSLIYHIFKDAGYDAGLAGNIGNSLALQVAEDPHEYYIIELSSFQLDNMYDFRANIAILLNITPDHLDRYDYKFENYADAKMRIIQNQTKEDSFIYWNDDPVIKKELEKFDVHAVCYPFSELKENGSIGYIEEGQYTIEQPEPFNMEQEDLSLTGRHNIYNSLAAGIASNISGIKKENIRKSLSDFPGVEHRLEKVCKVAGVQYINDSKATNVDACWYALESMRTPTILIIGGKDKGNDYNSIKDLVKQKCAGIVYLGADNKKLHDNFDDLGLPIRDTHSMKDCVAACAELAKPGDTVLLSPCCASFDLFKNMEDRGEQFKSYVRAL